The genomic window GGGCTCCCGATCACCGTGGGAATCTGAGAGGCAACGCTTGCGGGAGTTAGCGTGATTTAAGCCCACTgaatggtggtgatggtgatggtggtgatggtggtgaaaGGAAGAAGGTGGGTGTGAGCCCCGGGTGGAATCCCAGGCTAACGAGTCAGGCTTGGTGGTGAGTTGTAGGGGTTGATCTGAGAATGCCTCCTTAGCTGGGGAGGGTTTGCGGGAGTCAGAATCCTGGATCTGGGCCTCCTCATCTTCCCCAATTTGGGAGTCCTCATCTCGCCTTTTAAGGGGCAGATCAGGATTTTTCTCATTGGTCCCAGCCATCTTTTTCAAAGTCCTATCCGCACTGGTATGCCGCTCTTCCCCAGCCTTCTTCTTGGTGTGGCCAGGAGAGCGGCTCTCCGTCTCAATCCCCTCCCCTGATTTAATTTTCACTGCCTGCATGCCATTTTCCATATATTTGCTCATGACAATAACTATGCGtccattcttatttttattcttgacTATCTTCATCTTGCCCCCGATCCCATTGCCGGTGGGTATCCCTGCCTCCTTGGGCTGGGGAGTGACACCATTGGACTGGCCCTTCTCGGAGCCCTTGACACCAGCCCCGCCCCCACTGACTAAGGGCTTCACTGCACTTAGATAACCCTTCGACACCTGGCTGTGTGCCCACTTGTCGGGTGGATGGTTCTTGGTCCCCAAGTCTGGGCAGGTGGGGTTGGAAGTCTCCTTGTGGCTAGGCTGGTATTGAAGGTCGTACATTTTAGGATCGGGCTGGTAGGGGTGATGTTTCTTGCTATTGAGCTGATAGTAGTATTTGCCGCTTTTGCTGTGGGATGGTGGCTTGCCTCCTTGTTCCTTGCCATGAGGCTGGTACTGGTGGTGCTTTTTGCTGTTGAGTTCATATTGGTGACCTTGGCTCTTCCCTTGGGAGCCCAGCTCCAGCTTGGAGCGGTTGTCTGCTGAGGAGTCTTGAAGGCCAGACAGCACATTGGATCTTCGGGCAAAGGTGGGCACCTACAAGACCAAATGGAAAGGGGGTTAGTGAGACGGCTTGGCTAAGGCTGTGGGGAGGGGCTGACACTAGCATTCAGGAGGCACAAGGACCCTTTCTTTTTACCAAGGAAAGGGAGGTACATTAACTCTTACCTGGGAAAATCAAATCAATCTAGATTGAGAGGCTCACCTCAAAGGAAAGAGAACTAAAACGGAGGCATTCAAAAGCTCCAAGTGAGTCACTTCCAGGTTCTTCCCCCCCAAACTTTAGAGCTCTGATTGTCccattcaaatctgatctctctTCCCCTAGGAGGGGATCTAAACTCTAAGGGTCAGGGGAAAGCAAGGAGGAAAAGCTGAGATCTGCCTCAAGGGCAGCATGACTTGAATTGAGGCCTGAGTAAGGGCATGCTGGAGAGACCAGAAGAATGGTCTTTTACCTCTGATTTATTTGAGAGGTCAGGAAAAGAGGAATCGCAAAACATTTAAAAGATAAGAATAGGTATAGAGACTCTCACTGGTATTCTCCCCTCTAGTCCTCTCTCTATTCCTCAGTGTCCCAGCTGAGCTG from Gracilinanus agilis isolate LMUSP501 unplaced genomic scaffold, AgileGrace unplaced_scaffold53911, whole genome shotgun sequence includes these protein-coding regions:
- the CBX4 gene encoding E3 SUMO-protein ligase CBX4 gives rise to the protein MCLPPPFPFARYNTWEPEENILDPRLLIAFQNRERQEQLMGYRKRGPKPKPLVVQVPTFARRSNVLSGLQDSSADNRSKLELGSQGKSQGHQYELNSKKHHQYQPHGKEQGGKPPSHSKSGKYYYQLNSKKHHPYQPDPKMYDLQYQPSHKETSNPTCPDLGTKNHPPDKWAHSQVSKGYLSAVKPLVSGGGAGVKGSEKGQSNGVTPQPKEAGIPTGNGIGGKMKIVKNKNKNGRIVIVMSKYMENGMQAVKIKSGEGIETESRSPGHTKKKAGEERHTSADRTLKKMAGTNEKNPDLPLKRRDEDSQIGEDEEAQIQDSDSRKPSPAKEAFSDQPLQLTTKPDSLAWDSTRGSHPPSSFHHHHHHHHHHHSVGLNHANSRKRCLSDSHGDREPCKKRLTARSISTPTCLGASSVAERPADLPIASSAAAALPQPEVILLDSDLDEPIDLRCVKSRCGTGEPPSPLQVKPEAQATVVSAAPAEKPPAEARDEPEEPLTEFKPFFGNIIITDVTANCLTVTFKEYVTV